In Streptomyces qaidamensis, one DNA window encodes the following:
- a CDS encoding TetR/AcrR family transcriptional regulator — protein sequence MAANQGGRTRRRLSTEERREQLLSVGARLFSDSPYDDVWIEQVAEIAGVSRGLLYHYFPTKRDFFAAVVERESERMLRMTAAVPGVPVREQLAAGLETFLEYVQAHAHGYRAFHRADAAGDQAVRRVYRRALAAQERQILAALAADPEFGTAFEERPEIRLAVRGWLAFTTAVCLEWLRGTELSREQVRELCARALLGVLTV from the coding sequence ATGGCCGCGAACCAGGGCGGGCGCACACGCCGCCGGCTCAGTACCGAGGAGCGCCGGGAGCAGCTCCTGTCGGTCGGGGCGCGGCTGTTCTCGGACAGTCCCTACGACGACGTGTGGATCGAGCAGGTCGCCGAGATCGCCGGGGTGTCGCGCGGGCTGCTGTACCACTACTTCCCGACCAAGCGGGACTTCTTCGCGGCGGTCGTGGAACGCGAGAGCGAGCGCATGCTGCGCATGACGGCGGCGGTGCCGGGCGTGCCGGTGCGTGAGCAACTCGCGGCAGGTCTTGAGACGTTCCTGGAGTACGTCCAGGCGCACGCGCACGGCTATCGGGCCTTCCACCGCGCCGACGCGGCCGGGGACCAGGCGGTGCGGCGGGTCTACCGGCGGGCCCTGGCCGCGCAGGAGCGGCAGATCCTCGCCGCGCTGGCCGCGGACCCCGAGTTCGGCACGGCCTTCGAGGAGCGGCCGGAGATCCGGCTGGCCGTGCGCGGCTGGCTGGCGTTCACCACGGCCGTCTGTCTGGAGTGGCTGCGCGGCACGGAGTTGAGCCGGGAGCAGGTGCGTGAGCTGTGCGCGCGGGCCCTGCTGGGCGTCCTCACCGTCTGA
- a CDS encoding DUF2470 domain-containing protein, which translates to MGDDSHSWTAAPAAAERARSVLAAAWSCSVTAEGTREDLVGAHTAGEDGRVYVDVPEDSALLAAAICAPRGEPSAVLEFADVAPVPVRNRIRARLWLAGWFAVEGERLAFTPTRVVLRQPSGSVVVDLDEFAAAVPDPLTTAEARLLTHLADCHADAVERLTRLVDSDSLHGAVRVQPLAVDRHGLTLRIERARAHGDVRLAFHAPADDVAQLTERMHIMLSQATGASCPRALQRQRTDGDG; encoded by the coding sequence ATGGGTGACGACAGCCACAGCTGGACAGCGGCTCCCGCCGCCGCGGAGCGGGCGCGCTCGGTGCTCGCCGCCGCGTGGTCCTGCTCCGTGACCGCGGAGGGCACGCGGGAGGATCTGGTCGGCGCGCACACCGCGGGTGAGGACGGCCGCGTGTACGTGGACGTGCCCGAGGACAGCGCCCTGCTCGCGGCCGCGATCTGCGCACCCCGCGGCGAACCGTCCGCCGTGCTGGAGTTCGCCGACGTCGCGCCCGTCCCGGTCCGCAACCGGATCCGCGCCCGGCTGTGGCTCGCGGGCTGGTTCGCCGTCGAGGGCGAGCGGCTCGCCTTCACGCCCACGCGTGTCGTGCTGCGGCAGCCGTCCGGCTCCGTGGTCGTGGACCTCGACGAGTTCGCCGCCGCCGTGCCCGACCCGCTCACCACGGCCGAGGCCCGGCTGCTGACCCATCTCGCCGACTGCCACGCCGACGCCGTCGAGCGGCTCACCCGGCTCGTCGACTCCGACAGCCTGCACGGCGCGGTCCGCGTCCAGCCCCTCGCCGTCGACCGGCACGGGCTGACACTCCGCATCGAACGCGCCCGCGCACACGGCGACGTACGCCTCGCGTTCCACGCGCCCGCCGACGACGTCGCACAGCTCACCGAGCGCATGCACATCATGCTCAGCCAGGCCACCGGGGCGTCGTGCCCACGGGCCCTACAGCGGCAGCGCACAGACGGCGACGGGTGA
- a CDS encoding ROK family transcriptional regulator: MAAGNGRTVRDLRRANRTAVLQRLYFDGPLSRFELGPVTGLSSGSVSNVVADLVADGLVEEAGSVDSDGGRPRTLLRVAPGSGHMIGVDVGETRVRVELFDLTLTELARAEHPLTPQRYEVEVIVGHIRQGIAEVLDAARLAPERLLGVGIGVPGIVERSPDRGALVHGQTIGWDAVPLEVLLRTGSPLPDTVPYFIDNGAKTLGQAEMWFGAGRGARNAVVVLFGSGVGASLVTPDVEQGRAVEWGHLTVRVRGRRCRCGALGCLEAYAGAESLLARWREEGGRAPEGTDEETALTTMLAAAHPPEGVAADPVALAVLEETAEYLGAGLSDLINLFQPERILIGGWAGLALGARFLPAVRRHAMSYALRHPAGKVTVDLGRLGPDAVTVGAAILPLADFFARGGRRPDPAPEYPLPAWRTALQERTPR; this comes from the coding sequence ATGGCGGCGGGGAACGGGCGCACGGTACGCGATCTCAGGCGGGCCAACCGCACGGCCGTGCTGCAACGGCTCTACTTCGACGGCCCGCTCAGCCGCTTCGAACTCGGCCCGGTGACCGGCCTGAGCTCCGGCTCCGTCAGCAACGTCGTCGCCGACCTGGTCGCCGACGGACTGGTCGAGGAGGCCGGAAGCGTCGACTCCGACGGCGGCCGCCCCCGCACCCTGCTGCGTGTCGCGCCCGGCAGCGGCCACATGATCGGCGTCGACGTCGGCGAGACCCGGGTCCGCGTCGAGCTGTTCGACCTCACCCTCACCGAACTCGCCCGCGCGGAGCACCCGCTCACGCCGCAGCGGTACGAGGTCGAGGTCATCGTCGGCCACATCCGCCAGGGCATCGCCGAGGTGCTGGACGCCGCGCGTCTCGCGCCCGAGCGGCTCCTCGGCGTCGGCATCGGCGTCCCCGGCATCGTCGAGCGCTCCCCCGACCGCGGCGCGCTCGTGCACGGGCAGACCATCGGCTGGGACGCCGTCCCGCTGGAGGTCCTGCTCCGCACCGGGTCCCCGCTGCCGGACACCGTCCCGTACTTCATCGACAACGGCGCCAAGACCCTGGGCCAGGCCGAGATGTGGTTCGGCGCCGGACGCGGCGCCCGCAACGCCGTCGTCGTCCTGTTCGGCTCCGGCGTCGGCGCGAGCCTCGTCACCCCGGACGTGGAACAGGGCCGCGCCGTCGAATGGGGGCACCTGACCGTACGGGTCCGGGGCCGCCGCTGCCGGTGCGGGGCGCTCGGCTGCCTGGAGGCCTACGCGGGCGCCGAGTCGCTGCTCGCCCGCTGGCGGGAGGAAGGCGGCCGGGCCCCGGAGGGCACCGATGAGGAAACCGCCCTCACCACGATGCTCGCCGCGGCCCACCCGCCCGAGGGCGTCGCGGCCGACCCCGTCGCGCTGGCCGTCCTGGAGGAGACCGCCGAGTACCTGGGCGCGGGCCTGTCCGACCTGATCAACCTCTTCCAGCCCGAGCGCATCCTCATCGGCGGCTGGGCCGGCCTGGCGCTCGGCGCACGCTTCCTGCCCGCCGTGCGCCGCCACGCCATGTCGTACGCGCTGCGCCACCCGGCCGGGAAGGTGACCGTCGACCTGGGGCGGCTGGGGCCCGACGCGGTCACGGTCGGTGCCGCGATCCTGCCGCTCGCCGACTTCTTCGCACGCGGCGGGCGGCGCCCCGACCCGGCTCCGGAGTATCCGCTCCCCGCCTGGCGGACGGCGCTTCAGGAGCGGACCCCGCGCTGA
- a CDS encoding cytochrome P450, producing the protein MPPTGQNPPTADTLPGVPVADISATGPGGAPVQQAMDLMREHGPVFVRRLYGRDTLFVGDLDLVTDLADEQRFAKHIGPGLENVREFAADGLFTAYNDEPNWAKAHDILMPAFALGSMRTYHPVMLKVARRLIASWDRDARAGRPVNVPDDMTRMTLDTIGLAGFGYDFGSFERAEPHPFVESMVRCLEWSMTRLARVPGQDYSVQDAAFRDDSAYLARVVDDVIAARTGTDQSDADDLLGLMLTAEHPADGTTLDTANIRNQVITFLIAGHETTSGAMSFALYYLAKHPTALELVQREADELWGDQADPEPTYDEVGRLTYTRQVLNEALRLWPTAAVFSRQAREDTLLGGRIPLRAGQSALVLAPMLHRQPVWGDNPELFDPSRFTPEAEAERPVHAFKPFGTGERACIGRQFALHEATMLLAMLVHRYRLRDHADYRLTVKETLTLKPEGFTLALAPRTCADRVHTPLPGAAPAQDTGSAEPQGLPTRVRPGTAALFLHGSNYGTCRDFAAQLADEAAAVGCATEVAALDAYAGNLPTDRPVVITAASYNGRPTDDATAFAARLDESHDLSGVTYAVLGVGDRNWAATYQHVPTRIDERLAASGAGRLLERAAADASGDLTGTVRTFTAALRTALLERYGDPDATTPDAEPTTAYEVRTLTGGPLDALAERHGLVPMRVTEARDLTAPGYPRRKRFVRVALPDGVTYRTADHLTVLPAGDPDLVTRAATALGADLDTVLDIRATRPRRDGIVVDRPVTVRQLLTHHVELQERPSAGQLAALAAANPCPPERAALAALTDDPRTLVEILEDHPALRGALDWPQLLDLLTPMRPRHYSISSSPAVDPGHVDLMVSLLEAPARSGRGLYRGTGSGHLASVEPGDTLYARVQPCREAFRIDVTDDPAPVVMVAAGTGLAPFRGVIADRTAAVAAGAELAPAVCYFGCDAPDADFLHAAELRAAETAGAVLLRPAFSETPEGEVRFVQHRIAAEAEEVWALLDAGARVYVCGDGSRMAPGVREAFRTLFRKHTPGADERAAEQWLDGLIADGRYTEDVYAAG; encoded by the coding sequence ATGCCCCCCACCGGACAGAATCCCCCGACCGCCGACACCCTCCCCGGCGTCCCCGTCGCCGACATCTCCGCCACCGGACCCGGCGGTGCGCCCGTCCAGCAGGCCATGGACCTGATGCGCGAGCACGGGCCCGTGTTCGTGCGGAGGCTGTACGGGCGGGACACCCTGTTCGTGGGCGACCTGGATCTCGTGACCGACCTCGCGGACGAGCAGCGGTTCGCCAAGCACATCGGGCCCGGTCTGGAGAACGTCCGCGAGTTCGCCGCCGACGGCCTGTTCACCGCCTACAACGACGAGCCCAACTGGGCCAAGGCGCACGACATCCTGATGCCCGCCTTCGCACTGGGCTCGATGCGCACCTACCACCCCGTGATGCTGAAGGTGGCCCGCCGGCTCATCGCGTCCTGGGACCGCGACGCCCGCGCCGGACGGCCGGTGAACGTGCCCGACGACATGACCCGCATGACGCTCGACACCATCGGACTCGCCGGGTTCGGCTACGACTTCGGCTCCTTCGAGCGGGCCGAGCCGCATCCCTTCGTCGAGTCGATGGTCCGCTGCCTGGAGTGGAGCATGACCCGCCTGGCACGCGTCCCCGGCCAGGACTACTCGGTGCAGGACGCGGCCTTCCGCGACGACTCCGCCTACCTCGCCCGGGTCGTCGACGACGTCATCGCCGCGCGCACCGGCACCGACCAGAGCGACGCCGACGACCTCCTCGGCCTGATGCTCACCGCCGAGCACCCGGCCGACGGCACCACACTCGACACGGCCAACATCCGCAACCAGGTCATCACCTTCCTGATCGCCGGCCACGAGACCACCTCCGGCGCTATGTCCTTCGCGCTGTACTACCTCGCCAAGCACCCCACCGCCCTGGAGCTGGTGCAGCGCGAGGCCGACGAGCTGTGGGGAGACCAGGCCGACCCCGAGCCCACGTACGACGAGGTCGGCAGGCTCACCTACACCCGCCAGGTGCTCAACGAGGCCCTGCGGCTGTGGCCCACGGCCGCCGTCTTCTCCCGGCAGGCCCGCGAGGACACCCTGCTCGGCGGGCGCATCCCGCTGCGGGCCGGGCAGTCCGCCCTGGTCCTCGCGCCGATGCTGCACCGGCAGCCCGTGTGGGGCGACAACCCCGAGCTGTTCGACCCCTCCCGCTTCACGCCCGAGGCGGAGGCCGAGCGGCCGGTGCACGCCTTCAAGCCGTTCGGCACCGGCGAGCGCGCCTGCATCGGACGGCAGTTCGCGCTGCACGAGGCGACCATGCTGCTGGCCATGCTCGTCCACCGCTACCGGCTGCGCGACCACGCCGACTACCGGCTCACGGTCAAGGAGACCCTCACCCTCAAGCCCGAGGGCTTCACCCTCGCACTCGCGCCGCGCACCTGCGCCGACCGCGTCCACACGCCGCTGCCCGGAGCCGCCCCCGCCCAGGACACCGGCTCGGCCGAGCCGCAGGGCCTGCCCACCCGCGTCCGCCCCGGCACCGCCGCCCTCTTCCTGCACGGCAGCAACTACGGCACCTGCCGCGACTTCGCGGCACAACTCGCCGACGAGGCCGCCGCCGTCGGGTGCGCCACCGAGGTGGCAGCCCTCGACGCCTACGCGGGCAACCTGCCCACCGACCGGCCCGTCGTCATCACCGCCGCCTCCTACAACGGCCGCCCCACCGACGACGCCACCGCCTTCGCCGCCCGGCTGGACGAGAGCCACGACCTGTCCGGCGTGACGTACGCCGTTCTCGGCGTCGGCGACCGCAACTGGGCCGCCACCTACCAGCACGTCCCCACCCGCATCGACGAGCGGCTCGCCGCATCCGGCGCCGGGCGGCTGCTGGAACGCGCCGCCGCCGACGCCTCCGGCGACCTCACCGGCACCGTCCGCACCTTCACGGCCGCCCTGCGCACCGCCCTGCTGGAGCGCTACGGCGACCCGGACGCCACAACGCCGGACGCCGAGCCCACGACCGCCTACGAGGTCCGCACCCTGACCGGCGGCCCGCTGGACGCCCTCGCCGAACGGCACGGTCTCGTCCCCATGCGCGTCACCGAGGCCCGCGACCTCACCGCGCCCGGCTACCCGCGCCGCAAGCGGTTCGTCCGTGTGGCGCTGCCCGACGGCGTCACCTACCGCACGGCCGACCACCTCACCGTGCTGCCCGCGGGCGACCCCGACCTCGTCACCCGCGCCGCCACCGCGCTCGGCGCCGACCTCGACACCGTCCTCGACATCCGCGCCACCCGCCCGCGCCGCGACGGCATCGTCGTGGACCGGCCCGTGACGGTACGGCAGCTCCTCACCCACCACGTGGAGCTGCAGGAGCGGCCCAGCGCCGGGCAGCTGGCAGCGCTCGCCGCCGCCAACCCGTGCCCGCCGGAGCGCGCGGCCCTGGCCGCCCTCACCGACGACCCGCGCACCCTCGTGGAGATCCTGGAGGACCACCCGGCGCTGCGCGGCGCCCTGGACTGGCCGCAGCTTCTCGACCTCCTCACCCCGATGCGCCCGCGCCACTACTCCATCTCCTCCTCTCCGGCCGTCGACCCCGGCCACGTGGACCTGATGGTCTCGCTGCTGGAGGCACCCGCCCGCTCCGGCAGGGGCCTCTACCGCGGCACCGGCTCCGGACACCTGGCCTCCGTGGAACCCGGTGACACGCTGTACGCGCGCGTGCAGCCGTGCCGGGAGGCCTTCCGCATCGACGTCACCGACGACCCGGCACCGGTCGTCATGGTCGCGGCGGGCACCGGCCTCGCCCCGTTCCGCGGCGTCATCGCCGACCGCACGGCGGCCGTCGCGGCGGGCGCCGAACTCGCCCCGGCCGTGTGCTACTTCGGCTGCGACGCCCCCGACGCCGACTTCCTGCACGCCGCGGAACTGCGCGCCGCCGAAACCGCCGGAGCCGTCTTGCTGCGCCCCGCCTTCAGCGAGACCCCCGAGGGCGAGGTGCGGTTCGTGCAGCACCGGATCGCCGCCGAGGCCGAGGAGGTCTGGGCCCTGCTGGACGCCGGAGCGCGGGTGTACGTCTGCGGAGACGGTTCGCGGATGGCGCCCGGGGTGCGGGAGGCGTTCCGTACGCTGTTCCGGAAGCACACACCGGGCGCCGACGAGAGGGCTGCCGAGCAGTGGCTCGACGGGCTGATCGCGGACGGGCGTTACACCGAGGACGTGTACGCCGCCGGCTGA
- a CDS encoding lactonase family protein — MDSGGWSRRRFVGALAGGAAAAALPACDNAPEPATTPAPEPEAGTSASREARRPSGPRPLYLGTYTSAEGGGKGIGLATYDAATGRITGSGTVTGVGDPSYLALHPDRRTLYAVDERDDGAVTAVRLADRKVLGSRGTGGAAPCHLSVHPGGRWLLSANYGSGSVAVHPIDASGALGERTDLVRHTGPPPGPGQEGPHAHQFVTSPDGGHVLAVDLGTDTVYTYRLDDRAGTLAEVAQAHTRPGAGPRHLTFHPGGRYAYLANEVDNTVAVCSYDAASGRVEVGEAQATGTGPGTNYPAQILVTANGRYAFLANRGHNSLTRYAVEADGARLRLLGTVPVGGDFPRQIAFSPEGTLLFAADQKSSTVTVFHVDGANGELRRAGEAFPSPVAVCALPL, encoded by the coding sequence ATGGACAGTGGTGGCTGGAGCAGGCGCCGGTTCGTCGGCGCACTGGCGGGCGGGGCCGCCGCGGCGGCGCTGCCGGCCTGTGACAACGCTCCCGAGCCGGCGACGACTCCGGCCCCCGAGCCCGAGGCGGGCACCAGCGCGTCGCGGGAGGCCCGCCGCCCCTCCGGACCCCGCCCGCTGTACCTCGGCACCTACACGTCCGCCGAGGGCGGCGGCAAGGGCATCGGCCTGGCCACGTACGACGCGGCGACGGGCCGGATCACCGGCAGCGGCACCGTCACCGGCGTCGGCGACCCGTCGTATCTCGCGCTCCACCCGGACCGCCGCACGCTGTACGCCGTGGACGAGCGCGACGACGGTGCCGTGACCGCCGTCCGGCTCGCCGACCGGAAGGTCCTGGGCAGCCGGGGGACGGGCGGGGCGGCCCCTTGCCATCTGTCGGTGCATCCGGGCGGGCGCTGGCTGCTCAGCGCGAACTACGGGTCGGGCAGTGTGGCCGTGCATCCCATCGACGCCTCGGGCGCCCTGGGCGAGCGCACCGACCTCGTCCGGCACACCGGTCCGCCGCCCGGCCCCGGCCAGGAGGGCCCGCACGCCCACCAGTTCGTCACGAGTCCGGACGGGGGCCATGTCCTCGCCGTCGATCTGGGGACCGACACCGTCTACACGTACCGGCTGGACGACAGGGCCGGCACGCTCGCCGAAGTCGCGCAGGCGCACACCCGGCCGGGGGCGGGTCCGCGCCACCTCACGTTCCACCCCGGCGGCCGGTACGCGTACCTCGCCAACGAGGTCGACAACACGGTGGCGGTCTGCTCGTACGACGCGGCCTCCGGCCGGGTGGAGGTCGGCGAGGCTCAGGCCACGGGCACGGGTCCGGGCACGAACTACCCGGCGCAGATCCTGGTGACCGCGAACGGCCGGTACGCCTTTCTCGCCAACCGGGGCCACAACAGCCTCACCCGCTACGCCGTCGAGGCGGACGGCGCCCGGCTCAGGCTGCTCGGCACGGTGCCGGTGGGCGGGGACTTTCCGCGGCAGATCGCCTTCTCGCCGGAGGGCACGCTGCTGTTCGCGGCGGATCAGAAGTCCTCCACCGTCACCGTCTTCCACGTGGACGGGGCGAACGGCGAACTGCGGCGCGCCGGCGAAGCGTTCCCCTCACCCGTCGCCGTCTGTGCGCTGCCGCTGTAG
- a CDS encoding phosphotransferase family protein, with protein sequence MVDSWERARHVLQEAGLDPGRLARLAPMTGGTYNTVEELRLTDGSRYVLKTPPPAVVPGLRHERELLVSEAEFYHSAARVEVTAPQLVSMGDGFLLMTACPGDPWDGTLTDAEHASLRTELGRQVARLHRVTGPGFGYPSGALGPLAPDWRTAFTGMIDAVLDDARRYGARLPRPVDEVAGTAASAYGALDEVTVPCLVHFDLWRGNILVDRADGKARIGGLIDGERMFWGDPLADFVSLALLGDIRSDEEFLAGYREAGGRARFDTPARLRLALYCAYLYLIMLTETIPRRVAGEQERWVQERVAPELLAALDEIAETAGPTG encoded by the coding sequence GTGGTGGACTCCTGGGAACGGGCCCGGCACGTCCTTCAGGAGGCGGGTCTGGACCCGGGCCGCCTCGCCCGCCTCGCCCCGATGACCGGCGGCACGTACAACACCGTCGAGGAACTGCGCCTCACCGACGGCAGCCGCTACGTGCTGAAGACCCCGCCCCCCGCGGTCGTCCCCGGCCTGCGGCACGAGCGCGAGCTGCTGGTCTCGGAGGCCGAGTTCTACCACTCGGCCGCCCGCGTCGAGGTCACCGCACCGCAGCTGGTGTCCATGGGCGACGGCTTCCTGCTGATGACGGCCTGCCCGGGCGACCCGTGGGACGGCACGCTCACCGACGCGGAACACGCATCCCTGCGGACGGAACTGGGCCGCCAGGTGGCCCGGCTGCACCGCGTGACGGGCCCCGGCTTCGGCTACCCCTCCGGCGCCCTCGGCCCGCTCGCCCCCGACTGGCGGACGGCGTTCACGGGGATGATCGACGCCGTCCTCGACGACGCCCGGCGCTACGGCGCCCGGCTGCCCCGCCCCGTCGACGAGGTGGCCGGGACCGCCGCGTCCGCGTACGGCGCCCTCGACGAGGTCACCGTCCCGTGCCTGGTCCACTTCGACCTGTGGCGGGGCAACATCCTCGTCGACCGCGCGGACGGAAAGGCCCGCATCGGGGGCCTCATCGACGGGGAGCGCATGTTCTGGGGCGACCCCCTGGCCGACTTCGTCTCCCTGGCGCTGCTGGGCGACATCAGGAGCGACGAGGAGTTCCTGGCCGGGTACCGGGAGGCCGGGGGCCGGGCCCGCTTCGACACCCCGGCCCGTCTGCGCCTCGCCCTGTACTGCGCCTACCTGTACCTGATCATGCTGACCGAGACGATTCCCCGCCGGGTCGCCGGGGAGCAGGAGCGCTGGGTGCAGGAGCGGGTCGCCCCGGAACTCCTCGCAGCCCTGGACGAGATCGCGGAGACCGCCGGGCCCACCGGTTAG
- a CDS encoding FUSC family protein — protein sequence MREVREWTAQAGRIVRKRRDPVVVQTLRSATAATIAYVIALRLSPEAAPLTAPLTALLVVQVTLYATLTNGFRRVNAVVTGVLLAIAFSLLVGLTWWSLALLLVASLAVGRLVRVEEYVPEVAISAMLVLGVTTVGDTAWARVVETLIGAVVGLACNLLLAPPVWVEEAGESIGDLARRLRQLMLRMGEEAAGGTPVHRAEKQLHEARRLDHDIVEVDAALRQAEDSLRLNPRVQDSVLHRVVLRTGLDTLEICTVVLRVLARSLTDLAKEREPEPLFEAETGAALEQLLSEIADAVVSFAVLVTTHLSTSAESAEERLAAELRTAAGTRDKLALLLREEAERVPGHWQLPGAVLAEVNRILDELDTEHRTRRLFEELDRVSREQRARMPRLTRLRERLGVTEQMWRNRAGFGARSR from the coding sequence ATGCGAGAGGTACGTGAGTGGACGGCGCAGGCCGGGCGGATCGTCAGGAAGCGTCGTGATCCCGTGGTCGTCCAGACACTGCGGTCCGCGACCGCGGCGACGATCGCCTACGTCATCGCGCTGCGCCTGAGCCCCGAGGCGGCGCCCCTCACCGCTCCCCTGACGGCCCTGCTGGTCGTCCAGGTGACGCTGTACGCCACGCTCACCAACGGCTTCCGGCGGGTGAACGCCGTGGTGACCGGGGTTCTCCTCGCCATCGCGTTCAGCCTGCTGGTGGGCCTGACCTGGTGGAGCCTGGCGCTGCTCCTGGTGGCCTCGCTGGCCGTGGGGCGGCTGGTCCGGGTGGAGGAGTACGTACCCGAGGTCGCGATCAGCGCGATGCTCGTCCTCGGCGTCACCACCGTCGGGGACACCGCCTGGGCCCGGGTGGTGGAGACGCTGATCGGCGCGGTCGTCGGTCTCGCCTGCAACCTGCTGCTGGCGCCGCCGGTATGGGTGGAGGAGGCGGGCGAGTCGATCGGGGACCTGGCCCGGCGGCTGCGGCAGCTGATGCTGCGCATGGGCGAGGAGGCCGCCGGCGGCACGCCCGTGCACCGCGCGGAGAAGCAGCTGCACGAGGCGCGCCGCCTGGACCACGACATCGTCGAGGTGGACGCGGCCCTCCGGCAGGCCGAGGACAGTCTGCGGCTCAACCCGCGCGTGCAGGACAGCGTGCTGCACCGGGTCGTGCTGCGCACCGGCCTGGACACGCTGGAGATCTGCACGGTCGTCCTGCGGGTCCTCGCCCGCTCCCTCACCGACCTTGCGAAGGAGCGCGAACCCGAGCCACTGTTCGAGGCCGAGACGGGCGCCGCCCTGGAGCAGCTGCTGTCCGAGATCGCCGACGCCGTGGTGAGCTTCGCGGTGCTGGTGACCACCCACCTCAGCACGAGCGCCGAATCGGCGGAGGAGCGTCTCGCCGCGGAACTGCGCACCGCGGCGGGCACCCGCGACAAGCTGGCCCTGCTGCTGCGCGAGGAGGCGGAACGGGTGCCCGGGCACTGGCAGCTTCCCGGAGCCGTCCTGGCGGAGGTCAACCGCATCCTCGACGAACTCGACACCGAGCACCGCACCCGGCGTCTGTTCGAGGAACTGGACCGTGTGTCGCGCGAGCAGCGCGCCCGGATGCCCCGTCTGACACGGCTGCGGGAGCGGCTGGGCGTCACGGAACAGATGTGGCGGAACCGCGCGGGGTTCGGCGCGCGTTCTCGCTGA
- a CDS encoding PAS domain S-box protein → MDLARQEAVTWRNRALLLFDRIAMPVAVCDVYGAVLLANPAMAAECGTTPGRLRGRDVLELFSPREATQVERIAEALRLRHRSRYQVSVRWRAPDGVERYGELTADPVSDTVEDTPALLVMLRVDAERAPSPAAPAEGMPVTPMEARILALLAAGATTARAARETALTTDGVTYHLRRLSSRWGASNRTELVARAYALGVLTPGVWPPGVPDDEA, encoded by the coding sequence GTGGATCTGGCCCGGCAGGAGGCCGTGACGTGGCGCAACCGCGCCCTGCTGCTGTTCGACCGGATCGCGATGCCGGTCGCGGTGTGCGACGTGTACGGGGCGGTGCTGCTGGCCAATCCGGCGATGGCCGCGGAGTGCGGTACGACGCCGGGGCGGCTGCGCGGCCGTGACGTGCTGGAGCTGTTCAGCCCGCGGGAGGCCACACAGGTGGAGCGCATCGCGGAGGCCCTGCGCCTGCGCCACCGCTCGCGCTACCAGGTGTCGGTGCGCTGGCGGGCCCCGGACGGCGTGGAGCGCTACGGCGAACTGACGGCGGATCCGGTCAGCGACACGGTGGAGGACACCCCCGCGCTGCTGGTGATGCTCCGGGTGGACGCCGAACGCGCCCCCTCCCCCGCCGCACCCGCCGAAGGGATGCCGGTCACCCCGATGGAGGCCCGCATCCTGGCGCTTCTGGCCGCCGGCGCCACCACGGCCCGGGCAGCCCGGGAGACGGCCCTCACCACGGACGGGGTGACCTACCATCTGCGCCGCCTGTCGTCCCGCTGGGGCGCCTCCAACCGCACGGAACTGGTGGCCCGGGCGTACGCCCTGGGGGTGCTGACGCCCGGCGTGTGGCCGCCGGGCGTCCCGGACGACGAGGCCTGA
- a CDS encoding FBP domain-containing protein, which translates to MQPLTEQDIRASFINCSKGEAKRLAVPRDLDARPWDDLDFLGWRDPGAPDRSYLVTERAGRLVGVAMRFQAAQRGFLHRSMCSLCLTTHPRGGVSLMTARKAGAAGREGNSVGAYMCTDLGCSLYVRGKKALETGTRFEESLTVEEQIERTTGHLAAFLDKVYA; encoded by the coding sequence GTGCAGCCGCTCACCGAGCAGGACATCCGCGCCTCCTTCATCAACTGCTCGAAGGGCGAGGCCAAGCGCCTGGCCGTGCCCCGGGACCTCGACGCACGGCCCTGGGACGATCTCGACTTCCTCGGGTGGCGTGATCCGGGGGCGCCCGACCGGAGCTATCTGGTGACCGAGCGCGCGGGGCGGCTCGTCGGCGTCGCGATGCGGTTCCAGGCCGCGCAGCGCGGGTTCCTGCACCGCAGCATGTGTTCGCTGTGCCTGACGACCCACCCGCGGGGCGGGGTCTCGCTGATGACCGCCCGCAAGGCGGGGGCGGCCGGGCGTGAGGGCAACTCCGTCGGGGCGTACATGTGCACCGACCTCGGCTGTTCCCTGTACGTACGCGGGAAGAAGGCGCTGGAGACCGGAACCCGGTTCGAGGAGAGCCTCACCGTGGAGGAGCAGATCGAGCGGACCACGGGCCATCTGGCCGCCTTCCTCGACAAGGTGTACGCCTGA